A single region of the Ictalurus punctatus breed USDA103 chromosome 17, Coco_2.0, whole genome shotgun sequence genome encodes:
- the aipl1 gene encoding aryl-hydrocarbon-interacting protein-like 1 isoform X3: protein MLCNDDRTVLDDSKKVGMPMEVVIGNMFRLDIWEALLKSMRIGEVAEFWCDIIHTGLYPIVAKSLRRIAEGKDPVDWHIHTCGMANMFAFHTLGYDDLDELQKEPQPLIFVLELLKVQQPSEYHRESWAMSDEERLKAVPVLHGQGNKLYKQGRFEEATNKYKEAILCIKNVQSKEKAWEVPWLKLEKMANTLTLNYCQCLLRMQEYYEVIEHTSDIINQHPGVMKAFYLRGKAHMEVWNEAEARADFQRVLDLDPSMKKSVKKELAVLNMRMEEKREEDRQKYKGMFTATATGQTIPGQTQEQTNTDQETAEQSTTEQEPSKQVALEQAPTEQETALKETAEKDNPEQETVKRETPEANNPDEKTIEQETLEKETPEKKTLEQETLEKETLEQETPEKKTLEQETLEKETLEKETPEKETLQQEIAEQVTPEKGTARQENAPDLTATVEEATPEHYK, encoded by the exons ATGCTGTGCAATGACGATCGTACAGTGCTGGATGACAGTAAGAAGGTCGGGATGCCCATGGAGGTGGTGATCGGGAACATGTTCAGACTGGACATATGGGAGGCTCTGCTCAAGTCCATGCGCATAGGAGAAGTTGCAGAGTTCTGGTGTGACATAATC CACACTGGTCTGTACCCCATTGTGGCAAAAAGTCTTCGTCGCATTGCAGAGGGAAAAGATCCAGTGGACTGGCACATCCACACCTGTGGCATGGCTAACATGTTTGCGTTTCACACCCTGGGTTACGACGATCTGGATGAGCTCCAGAAAGAACCACAGCCTCTCATCTTTGTGCTTGAACTGCTAAAG GTTCAGCAGCCGAGTGAGTATCACAGGGAGTCGTGGGCGATGAGCGATGAGGAGAGACTGAAGGCTGTTCCTGTGCTCCATGGCCAAGGGAACAAACTGTACAAACAGGGTCGCTTTGAGGAGGCCACAAACAAGTACAAGGAGGCAATCCTTTGCATCAAGAATGTTCAGTCAAAG GAGAAGGCCTGGGAGGTCCCCTGGCTAAAGCTCGAGAAGATGGCCAACACTCTCACACTCAACTACTGCCAGTGTCTGCTGCGCATGCAGGAGTATTATGAGGTCATTGAGCACACTAGTGACATCATAAACCAGCATCCTG GGGTGATGAAAGCTTTTTACTTGCGGGGAAAAGCACACATGGAGGTGTGGAATGAGGCCGAGGCCAGGGCTGACTTTCAAAGGGTGCTGGATCTAGATCCAAGTATGAAAAAGTCAGTAAAGAAAGAGCTAGCTGTTCTCAACATGCGtatggaggagaagagagaggaggacagacaAAAATACAAAGGCATGTTCACAGCCACAGCAACAGGGCAAACAATTCCAGGGCAAACACAGGAACAGACGAATACAGACCAAGAAACAGCAGAACAATCAACTACTGAACAAGAACCTTCCAAGCAAGTGGCCCTGGAGCAAGCACCTACAGAACAAGAAACGGCATTGAAGGAAACTGCAGAGAAAGACAATCCGGAGCAGGAAACTGTGAAGCGAGAAACTCCAGAGGCAAACAATCCAGATGAGAAAACAATAGAGCAAGAAACTCTAGAGAAGGAAACTCCAGAGAAGAAAACATTAGAGCAAGAAACTCTAGAGAAGGAAACACTAGAGCAGGAAACTCCAGAGAAGAAAACATTAGAGCAAGAAACTCTAGAGAAGGAAACACTAGAGAAGGAAACTCCAGAGAAGGAAACTCTACAGCAAGAGATTGCAGAGCAAGTTACTCCTGAAAAGGGAACTGCAAGACAAGAAAATGCACCAGATTTAACCGCAACTGTTGAAGAAGCAACACCAGAACACTACAAATAA
- the aipl1 gene encoding aryl-hydrocarbon-interacting protein-like 1 isoform X1, whose protein sequence is MKHSCCDTVPDLLQACLIFGPVTEADRCRPVHRVNRTQVTCCAVRLTFSQVTFHFRTMLCNDDRTVLDDSKKVGMPMEVVIGNMFRLDIWEALLKSMRIGEVAEFWCDIIHTGLYPIVAKSLRRIAEGKDPVDWHIHTCGMANMFAFHTLGYDDLDELQKEPQPLIFVLELLKVQQPSEYHRESWAMSDEERLKAVPVLHGQGNKLYKQGRFEEATNKYKEAILCIKNVQSKEKAWEVPWLKLEKMANTLTLNYCQCLLRMQEYYEVIEHTSDIINQHPGVMKAFYLRGKAHMEVWNEAEARADFQRVLDLDPSMKKSVKKELAVLNMRMEEKREEDRQKYKGMFTATATGQTIPGQTQEQTNTDQETAEQSTTEQEPSKQVALEQAPTEQETALKETAEKDNPEQETVKRETPEANNPDEKTIEQETLEKETPEKKTLEQETLEKETLEQETPEKKTLEQETLEKETLEKETPEKETLQQEIAEQVTPEKGTARQENAPDLTATVEEATPEHYK, encoded by the exons ATGAAACATTCATGTTGCGACACCGTGCCAGACCTCTTGCAAGCCTGCTTGATCTTTGGCCCTGTGACTGAGGCTGACCGCTGCCGCCCTGTTCACCGGGTCAATCGAACACAAGTTACCTGCTGTGCAGTGAGACTCACTTTCAGTCAG GTGACTTTCCATTTCCGAACCATGCTGTGCAATGACGATCGTACAGTGCTGGATGACAGTAAGAAGGTCGGGATGCCCATGGAGGTGGTGATCGGGAACATGTTCAGACTGGACATATGGGAGGCTCTGCTCAAGTCCATGCGCATAGGAGAAGTTGCAGAGTTCTGGTGTGACATAATC CACACTGGTCTGTACCCCATTGTGGCAAAAAGTCTTCGTCGCATTGCAGAGGGAAAAGATCCAGTGGACTGGCACATCCACACCTGTGGCATGGCTAACATGTTTGCGTTTCACACCCTGGGTTACGACGATCTGGATGAGCTCCAGAAAGAACCACAGCCTCTCATCTTTGTGCTTGAACTGCTAAAG GTTCAGCAGCCGAGTGAGTATCACAGGGAGTCGTGGGCGATGAGCGATGAGGAGAGACTGAAGGCTGTTCCTGTGCTCCATGGCCAAGGGAACAAACTGTACAAACAGGGTCGCTTTGAGGAGGCCACAAACAAGTACAAGGAGGCAATCCTTTGCATCAAGAATGTTCAGTCAAAG GAGAAGGCCTGGGAGGTCCCCTGGCTAAAGCTCGAGAAGATGGCCAACACTCTCACACTCAACTACTGCCAGTGTCTGCTGCGCATGCAGGAGTATTATGAGGTCATTGAGCACACTAGTGACATCATAAACCAGCATCCTG GGGTGATGAAAGCTTTTTACTTGCGGGGAAAAGCACACATGGAGGTGTGGAATGAGGCCGAGGCCAGGGCTGACTTTCAAAGGGTGCTGGATCTAGATCCAAGTATGAAAAAGTCAGTAAAGAAAGAGCTAGCTGTTCTCAACATGCGtatggaggagaagagagaggaggacagacaAAAATACAAAGGCATGTTCACAGCCACAGCAACAGGGCAAACAATTCCAGGGCAAACACAGGAACAGACGAATACAGACCAAGAAACAGCAGAACAATCAACTACTGAACAAGAACCTTCCAAGCAAGTGGCCCTGGAGCAAGCACCTACAGAACAAGAAACGGCATTGAAGGAAACTGCAGAGAAAGACAATCCGGAGCAGGAAACTGTGAAGCGAGAAACTCCAGAGGCAAACAATCCAGATGAGAAAACAATAGAGCAAGAAACTCTAGAGAAGGAAACTCCAGAGAAGAAAACATTAGAGCAAGAAACTCTAGAGAAGGAAACACTAGAGCAGGAAACTCCAGAGAAGAAAACATTAGAGCAAGAAACTCTAGAGAAGGAAACACTAGAGAAGGAAACTCCAGAGAAGGAAACTCTACAGCAAGAGATTGCAGAGCAAGTTACTCCTGAAAAGGGAACTGCAAGACAAGAAAATGCACCAGATTTAACCGCAACTGTTGAAGAAGCAACACCAGAACACTACAAATAA
- the aipl1 gene encoding aryl-hydrocarbon-interacting protein-like 1 isoform X2: MVDSLLLGVEGIKKTILYGGTSEIPKFSTGSKVTFHFRTMLCNDDRTVLDDSKKVGMPMEVVIGNMFRLDIWEALLKSMRIGEVAEFWCDIIHTGLYPIVAKSLRRIAEGKDPVDWHIHTCGMANMFAFHTLGYDDLDELQKEPQPLIFVLELLKVQQPSEYHRESWAMSDEERLKAVPVLHGQGNKLYKQGRFEEATNKYKEAILCIKNVQSKEKAWEVPWLKLEKMANTLTLNYCQCLLRMQEYYEVIEHTSDIINQHPGVMKAFYLRGKAHMEVWNEAEARADFQRVLDLDPSMKKSVKKELAVLNMRMEEKREEDRQKYKGMFTATATGQTIPGQTQEQTNTDQETAEQSTTEQEPSKQVALEQAPTEQETALKETAEKDNPEQETVKRETPEANNPDEKTIEQETLEKETPEKKTLEQETLEKETLEQETPEKKTLEQETLEKETLEKETPEKETLQQEIAEQVTPEKGTARQENAPDLTATVEEATPEHYK; encoded by the exons ATGGTGGACAGTCTGCTGCTTGGTGTGGAGGGAATCAAAAAAACTATCTTGTATGGAGGAACTAGTGAAATTCCCAAATTCAGCACAGGATCCAAG GTGACTTTCCATTTCCGAACCATGCTGTGCAATGACGATCGTACAGTGCTGGATGACAGTAAGAAGGTCGGGATGCCCATGGAGGTGGTGATCGGGAACATGTTCAGACTGGACATATGGGAGGCTCTGCTCAAGTCCATGCGCATAGGAGAAGTTGCAGAGTTCTGGTGTGACATAATC CACACTGGTCTGTACCCCATTGTGGCAAAAAGTCTTCGTCGCATTGCAGAGGGAAAAGATCCAGTGGACTGGCACATCCACACCTGTGGCATGGCTAACATGTTTGCGTTTCACACCCTGGGTTACGACGATCTGGATGAGCTCCAGAAAGAACCACAGCCTCTCATCTTTGTGCTTGAACTGCTAAAG GTTCAGCAGCCGAGTGAGTATCACAGGGAGTCGTGGGCGATGAGCGATGAGGAGAGACTGAAGGCTGTTCCTGTGCTCCATGGCCAAGGGAACAAACTGTACAAACAGGGTCGCTTTGAGGAGGCCACAAACAAGTACAAGGAGGCAATCCTTTGCATCAAGAATGTTCAGTCAAAG GAGAAGGCCTGGGAGGTCCCCTGGCTAAAGCTCGAGAAGATGGCCAACACTCTCACACTCAACTACTGCCAGTGTCTGCTGCGCATGCAGGAGTATTATGAGGTCATTGAGCACACTAGTGACATCATAAACCAGCATCCTG GGGTGATGAAAGCTTTTTACTTGCGGGGAAAAGCACACATGGAGGTGTGGAATGAGGCCGAGGCCAGGGCTGACTTTCAAAGGGTGCTGGATCTAGATCCAAGTATGAAAAAGTCAGTAAAGAAAGAGCTAGCTGTTCTCAACATGCGtatggaggagaagagagaggaggacagacaAAAATACAAAGGCATGTTCACAGCCACAGCAACAGGGCAAACAATTCCAGGGCAAACACAGGAACAGACGAATACAGACCAAGAAACAGCAGAACAATCAACTACTGAACAAGAACCTTCCAAGCAAGTGGCCCTGGAGCAAGCACCTACAGAACAAGAAACGGCATTGAAGGAAACTGCAGAGAAAGACAATCCGGAGCAGGAAACTGTGAAGCGAGAAACTCCAGAGGCAAACAATCCAGATGAGAAAACAATAGAGCAAGAAACTCTAGAGAAGGAAACTCCAGAGAAGAAAACATTAGAGCAAGAAACTCTAGAGAAGGAAACACTAGAGCAGGAAACTCCAGAGAAGAAAACATTAGAGCAAGAAACTCTAGAGAAGGAAACACTAGAGAAGGAAACTCCAGAGAAGGAAACTCTACAGCAAGAGATTGCAGAGCAAGTTACTCCTGAAAAGGGAACTGCAAGACAAGAAAATGCACCAGATTTAACCGCAACTGTTGAAGAAGCAACACCAGAACACTACAAATAA